One region of Oxalobacteraceae bacterium OTU3CAMAD1 genomic DNA includes:
- a CDS encoding DegQ family serine endoprotease codes for MSQTTSSGSKTAKRAVAAVAVLAAIGAGGAVVVHQNSATAAGGGAPVAAVTTAAPAATQAAPQPVPAPSISLPDFSVVAAHNGPAVVNINVTGSVKTSYDGGPQGRGGDAFGDDPFMEFFRRFQGQQQPRGQREMPTHGMGSGFIISADGIILTNAHVVRDAREVVVKLTDRREFRAKVLGSDPKTDVAVLKIDAKNLPVVPLAKTDNLKVGEWVLAIGSPYGLDNTVTAGVVSAKGRTLPDDSYVPFIQTDVAVNPGNSGGPLFNTRGEVVGINSQIYSQTGGYQGLSFAIPIDVATKIKDQIVSKGKVEHAKLGVTVQEIDQSFAESFNLATPEGALVANVERGGPADKAGLRPGDVVRTMNGQKIVSSIDLPAMVGLAEPGSRINLEVWRNGKLVPLTATLGNANDKVAAVALDRPDQSTARLKLGLSLRPLDQMEKRQSGIPGGLVIEDAGGAAANAGIQPGDVLLSVNGLAVNTVDQVRQVVDKSPKSVALLIQRGDERIFIPVRLG; via the coding sequence ATGTCCCAAACTACTTCGTCCGGATCGAAGACCGCCAAGCGCGCCGTCGCGGCCGTGGCCGTGCTGGCCGCGATCGGCGCGGGCGGTGCGGTGGTGGTCCACCAGAACAGCGCGACGGCCGCCGGCGGCGGCGCTCCTGTCGCCGCCGTAACAACCGCTGCGCCCGCCGCCACCCAGGCCGCGCCGCAGCCCGTGCCGGCCCCCAGCATCTCGCTGCCGGACTTTAGCGTCGTGGCCGCCCACAACGGCCCGGCCGTGGTCAACATCAACGTCACCGGCAGCGTCAAGACCTCGTACGACGGCGGACCGCAAGGCCGGGGTGGCGACGCCTTCGGCGACGATCCGTTCATGGAATTCTTCCGCCGCTTCCAGGGCCAGCAGCAGCCGCGCGGCCAGCGCGAAATGCCGACCCACGGCATGGGCTCGGGCTTCATCATCAGCGCCGACGGCATCATCCTGACCAACGCCCACGTGGTGCGCGACGCCCGTGAAGTGGTCGTCAAGCTCACCGACCGCCGCGAATTCCGCGCCAAGGTGCTCGGCTCCGATCCGAAAACCGACGTCGCCGTGCTCAAGATCGACGCCAAGAACCTGCCGGTCGTGCCGCTGGCCAAGACCGACAACCTGAAGGTGGGCGAGTGGGTGCTGGCGATCGGCTCGCCATACGGCCTCGACAACACCGTCACCGCCGGCGTGGTCAGCGCCAAGGGCCGCACCCTGCCGGACGATTCGTACGTGCCGTTCATCCAGACCGACGTCGCCGTCAATCCCGGCAACTCGGGCGGGCCGCTGTTCAACACCCGCGGCGAGGTGGTCGGCATCAACTCGCAGATCTACAGCCAGACCGGCGGCTACCAGGGCCTGTCGTTCGCGATCCCGATCGATGTCGCCACCAAGATCAAGGACCAGATCGTCTCCAAGGGCAAGGTCGAACACGCCAAGCTGGGCGTGACGGTGCAGGAGATCGACCAGAGCTTCGCCGAGTCGTTCAACCTGGCCACGCCGGAAGGCGCGCTGGTGGCCAACGTCGAGCGCGGCGGCCCGGCCGACAAGGCCGGCCTGCGTCCGGGCGACGTGGTGCGCACGATGAACGGCCAGAAGATCGTCAGCTCGATCGACTTGCCGGCCATGGTCGGCCTGGCCGAGCCGGGTTCCAGGATCAACCTCGAGGTGTGGCGCAACGGCAAACTGGTGCCGCTGACGGCGACCCTGGGCAACGCCAACGACAAGGTTGCCGCCGTCGCCCTCGACCGCCCCGACCAGTCCACCGCCAGGCTGAAGCTGGGCTTGTCGCTGCGTCCGCTCGACCAGATGGAAAAACGCCAGTCCGGCATTCCCGGCGGCCTGGTGATCGAGGACGCCGGCGGCGCCGCCGCCAACGCCGGCATCCAGCCGGGCGACGTGCTGCTGTCGGTCAACGGGCTGGCGGTCAACACCGTCGACCAGGTGCGCCAGGTGGTCGACAAGTCGCCCAAGTCGGTGGCGTTGCTGATCCAGCGCGGAGATGAGAGAATCTTCATCCCGGTGCGACTGGGGTAA
- a CDS encoding PhnD/SsuA/transferrin family substrate-binding protein, translating to MTSKPLMMGAVAYAPKVVTIWEGFKEYFRRHGLAFDYILYSNYERQVEAQFDGTIDLAWNSPLAWVRAERMAAARGLTLDTVAMRDTDRDLTSVLVTRADSPVTELAWLAGKTIGFGAIDSPQARLIPLDHLRHHGLLAGRDFMARHFDVLGGKHGDHIGGERDAAQALVHGEIDAAWMIDGNHMAFSREGLLAAGTTRILARTQPFDHCNFTVSPGAPAEPIKQFTELLLAMRWDDADVRPLLEMEGLKQWLPGRTSCYDALIRAADDEHFYDEAGNIIASDYRY from the coding sequence ATGACAAGCAAACCACTGATGATGGGCGCGGTCGCCTACGCGCCCAAGGTCGTGACGATCTGGGAAGGCTTCAAGGAATACTTCCGCCGCCACGGCCTGGCCTTCGACTACATCCTCTATTCGAACTACGAGCGCCAGGTCGAGGCGCAGTTCGACGGCACCATCGACCTGGCCTGGAACTCGCCGCTGGCGTGGGTGCGCGCCGAGCGCATGGCCGCCGCGCGCGGCCTGACCCTCGACACCGTGGCGATGCGCGACACCGACCGCGACCTGACGTCGGTGCTGGTCACGCGCGCCGATTCGCCGGTGACCGAGCTGGCCTGGCTGGCCGGCAAAACGATCGGCTTCGGCGCCATCGATTCGCCGCAGGCGCGCCTGATCCCGCTCGACCATCTGCGCCACCACGGCCTGCTGGCCGGACGCGACTTCATGGCCCGCCACTTCGACGTCCTGGGCGGCAAGCATGGCGATCATATCGGCGGCGAGCGCGACGCCGCGCAGGCGTTGGTGCACGGCGAGATCGACGCCGCCTGGATGATCGACGGCAACCACATGGCGTTCTCGCGCGAAGGCTTGCTGGCGGCCGGTACAACGCGCATCCTGGCGCGCACGCAACCCTTCGATCATTGCAACTTCACCGTCAGCCCGGGCGCGCCGGCCGAACCGATCAAGCAGTTCACCGAGCTGCTGCTGGCGATGCGCTGGGACGACGCCGACGTCCGGCCGCTGCTGGAGATGGAGGGGCTCAAACAATGGCTGCCCGGCCGCACCAGCTGCTACGACGCGCTGATCCGCGCCGCCGACGACGAGCATTTCTATGACGAAGCGGGGAACATCATTGCAAGCGACTATCGATATTGA
- a CDS encoding peptidase M61, protein MSPIRAALAVLLATAFSAQAETISEQPYPGTIVLKVDASNFAQQIFRVRQTIPAKPGKLTLLYPQWVVANHGPSGALNQFAGLKASANGKPLDWKRDPLNVWAFAIDVPADATAVDVEFQYLSPIEANQGRTTFTADILGVQWQSLALYPAGYRSRNITVQPNLTVPPGWQFGSALETAARNGDEIAFKPLDLETLLDSPLFAGRYFRRIDLDPGAKVPVHLNMVADSAEQLAATPEQIAPHRALIQQAYKLFESKHYRHYDFLFAISDEFGGIGREHHESSENGVKLGYFTEWAKYEARRELLSHEFVHSWNGKFRRPDGQDVPNFNTPLDNSLLWVYEGQTQYWGAVLAARSGLIKPENTRDLLAASAARLDNVKGREWRAVQDTTYDPIVNARRPQVWNNWQRGEDYYQEGQLIWLDADTRIRELSGGKRSLDDFARAFFGVDDGARVAKYYTFDELVAALNAVQPSDWAAFLRSRVDGHGPGAPLDGLARAGWKLVYAEQQTPFLKAQEELSKSANFQYSLGFSVGAEGKLEAFMWEGVGFKAGMSGGSTLLAVNGRAYKPEVLRAAVTAAKDGKEPIQLLVKKGNLYQTYALDYHGGLKYPRLERIKGTPDRLDAILKPLQ, encoded by the coding sequence ATGTCCCCTATCCGTGCCGCACTTGCCGTCCTGTTGGCCACCGCCTTCAGCGCCCAGGCAGAAACGATCTCCGAGCAGCCCTACCCGGGCACCATCGTGCTCAAGGTCGACGCCAGCAACTTTGCCCAGCAAATCTTCCGCGTGCGCCAGACCATCCCGGCCAAGCCCGGCAAGCTGACCTTGCTGTACCCGCAGTGGGTAGTGGCCAACCACGGCCCCAGCGGCGCGCTCAACCAGTTCGCCGGCCTGAAGGCCAGCGCCAACGGCAAGCCGCTCGACTGGAAGCGCGACCCGCTCAACGTCTGGGCCTTCGCCATCGACGTACCGGCCGACGCCACCGCCGTCGACGTGGAATTCCAGTATCTGTCGCCGATCGAGGCCAACCAGGGCCGCACCACCTTCACCGCCGACATCCTGGGCGTGCAGTGGCAGTCGCTGGCGCTGTATCCGGCCGGCTACCGCAGCCGCAACATCACCGTGCAGCCGAACCTGACCGTGCCGCCCGGCTGGCAATTCGGCAGCGCGCTGGAGACGGCCGCGCGCAACGGCGACGAGATCGCCTTCAAGCCGCTCGACCTGGAAACCCTGCTCGACTCGCCGCTGTTCGCCGGCCGCTATTTCCGCCGCATCGACCTCGATCCGGGCGCCAAGGTGCCGGTGCACCTGAACATGGTGGCCGACAGCGCCGAGCAACTGGCGGCGACGCCGGAACAGATCGCGCCGCACCGCGCGCTGATCCAGCAAGCCTATAAACTGTTCGAGTCGAAGCACTATCGCCACTACGACTTCCTGTTCGCCATCAGCGACGAATTCGGCGGCATCGGCCGCGAGCACCACGAGTCGAGCGAGAACGGCGTCAAGCTGGGCTACTTCACCGAATGGGCCAAGTACGAGGCGCGGCGCGAGCTGCTGTCGCACGAATTCGTGCACTCGTGGAACGGCAAGTTCCGCCGCCCCGACGGCCAGGACGTGCCTAACTTCAACACGCCGCTCGACAATTCGCTGCTGTGGGTCTACGAGGGCCAGACCCAGTACTGGGGCGCGGTGCTGGCCGCGCGCTCGGGACTGATCAAGCCGGAGAACACGCGCGATCTGTTGGCCGCGTCGGCCGCGCGCCTGGACAACGTCAAGGGCCGCGAGTGGCGCGCGGTGCAGGACACGACCTACGATCCGATCGTCAACGCCCGCCGCCCGCAGGTATGGAACAACTGGCAGCGCGGCGAGGACTACTACCAGGAAGGCCAGTTGATCTGGCTCGACGCCGACACCCGCATCCGCGAGCTGTCCGGCGGCAAGCGCTCGCTCGACGATTTCGCGCGCGCCTTCTTCGGCGTCGACGACGGCGCCCGGGTCGCCAAATACTATACGTTCGACGAGCTGGTGGCGGCGTTGAACGCGGTGCAGCCGTCCGACTGGGCGGCGTTCCTGCGCAGCCGCGTGGACGGCCACGGCCCCGGCGCGCCGCTCGACGGCCTGGCGCGCGCCGGCTGGAAGCTGGTCTACGCCGAGCAGCAAACCCCGTTCCTCAAGGCCCAGGAAGAGTTGAGCAAGTCGGCCAACTTCCAGTATTCGCTGGGTTTCTCGGTGGGCGCCGAAGGCAAGCTCGAGGCGTTCATGTGGGAAGGCGTCGGCTTCAAGGCCGGCATGTCCGGCGGCTCGACTCTGCTGGCCGTGAATGGCCGCGCCTACAAGCCGGAAGTGCTGCGCGCGGCCGTCACCGCCGCCAAGGACGGCAAGGAGCCGATCCAGTTGCTGGTCAAAAAGGGCAATCTGTACCAGACCTACGCGCTCGACTATCACGGCGGCCTGAAGTACCCGCGCCTGGAACGCATCAAGGGCACGCCGGACCGGCTGGACGCGATCCTCAAGCCGCTGCAGTAA
- a CDS encoding ferritin-like domain-containing protein: protein MQATIDIEQLGFDAGAHVLVKHALAALPPGQTLQVRGRAYGWEGQLIAWCRTQGHRCAFEEGGEGGGNIATVRRHAASADNADSADADNQAHAGAGGRWRGALRTGHADPALPGALAERADARWGLAARGATVEAGSPAIAFRLAERDEVWGERAADLYAQAAAAQWDPQTAIDWAAPFELPDIVEDAVVQVLTYMIENEVAALVVPARFLGQLHPHYREVQAVLAIQVADEARHIDVFTRRVRLKGREPGLSTAGGQASLKTLLDEPDFSVAEFLLSVLGEGTFVSLLHFLHEHAPDPVTRQIARLAARDEARHVAFGMTHLAARLENDPGFRARLANAVQSRNDALSATSGLNEEVFDALILLAAGELTVPAIAAGYLKVQQLMRDMAEGRQARLERLGFSKDAAQHLSSLHTRNFM from the coding sequence TTGCAAGCGACTATCGATATTGAGCAGCTGGGCTTTGACGCCGGCGCCCACGTGCTGGTCAAGCACGCGCTGGCGGCGCTGCCGCCGGGGCAAACCTTGCAGGTGCGCGGCCGCGCCTACGGCTGGGAAGGCCAGCTGATCGCATGGTGCCGCACGCAAGGGCACCGGTGCGCCTTCGAGGAAGGCGGGGAGGGCGGCGGCAACATCGCCACCGTGCGCCGGCATGCCGCTAGCGCCGACAACGCCGACAGCGCCGACGCCGACAACCAAGCCCACGCCGGCGCGGGCGGACGCTGGCGCGGCGCGCTGCGCACCGGCCACGCCGACCCGGCCTTGCCCGGCGCGCTGGCCGAACGCGCCGACGCCCGCTGGGGCCTGGCCGCGCGCGGCGCGACGGTGGAAGCCGGCTCGCCGGCGATCGCCTTCCGCCTGGCCGAGCGCGACGAGGTCTGGGGCGAGCGCGCCGCCGACCTGTACGCGCAGGCAGCCGCCGCCCAGTGGGACCCGCAAACGGCGATCGACTGGGCCGCGCCGTTCGAGCTGCCCGACATCGTCGAGGACGCCGTGGTGCAGGTGCTGACCTACATGATCGAAAACGAAGTGGCCGCGCTGGTGGTGCCGGCGCGCTTCCTCGGCCAATTGCATCCGCACTACCGCGAGGTGCAGGCGGTGCTCGCGATCCAGGTCGCCGACGAGGCCCGGCACATCGACGTCTTCACGCGGCGGGTGCGGCTCAAGGGCCGCGAGCCGGGCCTGTCGACCGCCGGCGGCCAGGCCTCGCTCAAGACCCTGCTCGACGAGCCCGATTTCTCGGTGGCCGAGTTTTTATTGTCGGTGCTGGGGGAGGGCACCTTCGTCAGCCTGCTGCACTTCCTGCACGAGCACGCGCCGGACCCGGTCACGCGCCAGATCGCCCGGCTGGCAGCGCGCGACGAGGCGCGCCACGTCGCCTTCGGCATGACGCACCTTGCCGCGCGGCTGGAGAACGACCCCGGCTTCCGCGCCCGGTTGGCCAACGCCGTGCAGTCGCGCAACGACGCGCTGTCGGCGACATCTGGCCTGAACGAAGAGGTGTTCGACGCGCTGATCCTGCTGGCGGCGGGCGAGTTGACGGTGCCGGCCATCGCGGCCGGCTACCTGAAGGTGCAGCAACTGATGCGCGACATGGCCGAGGGACGCCAGGCGCGGCTGGAAAGGCTGGGCTTCAGCAAGGACGCGGCGCAACACCTGTCGTCGCTACATACGCGCAACTTCATGTAA
- a CDS encoding ATP-binding protein produces MPSLPSLPRVPVVTHSLRGRLLWFLLAAITMAAIAQALIAYRSALSDADQIFDYHMQQMAMSLRSSATLTNKAADAVADPENDDLVVQVWTPDGAQVFRSLSRAALPQRAVLGFSNVKANNTTYRIFSVQTSNQTVQVAQDMAVRQRMAGTLALRTVGPIAVMAPILMLVVWWVVSGSLAPVSRVKRQVAARQADDLSPVSENDLPDEVLPLVHELNLLFGRVRTAFEAQQHFVADAAHELRSPLAALKLQVLSLGRAQDEAARNVAIGRVTAGIERATRLVEQLLVLARQEGSVDGTTMEALSLSDLVKRTLGDMAGLAQARQIDLGLHHADEAGIDGQPDALIILLRNLVDNAVKYTPAGGTVDLDLRRVPGAKSAPGRVVLSVEDSGPGIPADERERVFNRFYRVPGSEAGGSGLGLAIIKSIAERHGAVLTLDQSERLGGLQVKVDFPETAKPTPV; encoded by the coding sequence ATGCCGTCTTTGCCATCCTTGCCACGGGTGCCGGTGGTCACGCACTCGCTGCGGGGCCGCTTGCTGTGGTTTCTGCTGGCGGCCATCACCATGGCGGCCATCGCCCAGGCGCTGATCGCCTACCGCAGCGCGCTGAGCGACGCCGACCAGATTTTCGACTATCACATGCAACAAATGGCCATGTCGCTGCGCTCGAGCGCGACCCTGACCAACAAGGCCGCCGACGCCGTGGCCGACCCCGAAAACGACGACCTCGTGGTGCAGGTCTGGACCCCCGACGGCGCCCAGGTGTTCCGCTCGCTGTCGCGCGCGGCGCTGCCGCAGCGCGCCGTGCTGGGCTTTTCCAACGTCAAGGCCAACAACACCACCTACCGCATCTTCTCCGTACAAACCAGCAACCAGACGGTGCAGGTCGCCCAGGACATGGCGGTGCGCCAGCGCATGGCCGGCACCCTGGCGTTGCGCACGGTCGGCCCGATCGCCGTCATGGCGCCGATTTTGATGCTGGTGGTGTGGTGGGTGGTCAGCGGCTCGCTCGCGCCCGTTTCCCGCGTAAAACGCCAGGTGGCCGCGCGCCAGGCTGACGATTTGTCGCCGGTGTCGGAAAACGATTTACCGGACGAGGTGCTGCCGCTGGTGCACGAGCTTAACTTGCTGTTCGGCCGCGTGCGCACCGCCTTCGAGGCGCAACAACATTTTGTGGCCGACGCCGCCCACGAGCTGCGCTCGCCGCTGGCCGCGCTCAAACTGCAGGTGCTCAGCCTGGGCCGCGCCCAGGACGAGGCCGCGCGCAACGTCGCCATCGGCCGGGTCACTGCCGGCATCGAGCGCGCCACCCGGCTGGTCGAGCAACTGCTGGTGCTGGCGCGCCAGGAGGGCTCGGTCGACGGCACGACCATGGAGGCGCTCAGCCTGTCGGACCTGGTCAAGCGCACCCTGGGCGACATGGCCGGCTTGGCGCAGGCGCGCCAGATCGACCTCGGCCTGCATCACGCCGACGAGGCCGGCATCGACGGCCAGCCCGACGCGCTCATCATCCTGCTGCGCAACCTGGTCGACAACGCCGTCAAGTACACGCCGGCCGGCGGCACGGTCGACCTCGACCTGCGCCGCGTGCCGGGCGCCAAGTCGGCGCCGGGCAGGGTGGTCCTCAGCGTCGAGGATTCCGGCCCCGGCATCCCGGCCGACGAGCGCGAGCGCGTGTTCAACCGCTTTTACCGCGTGCCCGGCAGCGAGGCCGGCGGCAGCGGCCTGGGGCTGGCCATCATCAAGTCCATCGCCGAGCGCCACGGCGCCGTGCTGACCCTCGACCAGTCGGAGCGTTTGGGCGGCTTGCAGGTCAAAGTCGATTTTCCCGAGACTGCGAAGCCCACTCCGGTCTAA
- a CDS encoding acyl-CoA/acyl-ACP dehydrogenase: MPHLQTLDSIVLSTIAPAAQATDRDAVFPRAAISALGQAGLLGLISAEAVGGAGKGLAEAAQVVERIARACPSTAMVVCMHYCATVVIEASGSEAVRRDIAAGRHLSTLAWSDSGSRSHFWAPMGTARRDGDDVVIDGSKTMVTSAAEADSYVWSTGPADGAGVSSLWLVERDSEGLSEAKFFDGLGLRGNRSSPLSARAVRVPAGALLGADGGGFDIMVGKVLPVFATLTASCSLGLMDAVLEAACGHVTASKLEHLDSALADLPTIRAYLARARIQADMVRTLRDDTVAALAAGRADAMLRVMQAKAAAAEAALEVSDTAMRVCGGAAFRKDLGIERYFRDARASSVMAPTSDVLYDFIGKAVCGMPVFG; this comes from the coding sequence ATGCCCCACCTGCAAACACTCGATTCCATCGTCCTGTCCACCATCGCCCCGGCCGCGCAGGCCACCGACCGCGACGCCGTCTTTCCGCGCGCGGCCATCAGCGCGCTGGGCCAGGCCGGCCTGCTCGGCCTGATCAGCGCCGAGGCGGTCGGGGGCGCCGGCAAGGGACTGGCCGAGGCGGCCCAGGTGGTCGAGCGCATCGCCCGGGCCTGCCCGTCGACGGCGATGGTGGTGTGCATGCATTACTGCGCCACCGTCGTCATCGAGGCATCCGGGTCCGAGGCCGTGCGCCGCGACATCGCCGCCGGCCGCCACCTGAGCACCCTGGCGTGGTCCGACAGCGGCTCGCGCAGCCATTTCTGGGCGCCGATGGGCACGGCGCGACGCGACGGCGATGACGTCGTCATCGACGGCAGCAAGACCATGGTCACCTCGGCCGCCGAAGCCGACTCCTACGTGTGGTCGACCGGCCCGGCCGACGGCGCCGGCGTCAGCAGCCTGTGGCTGGTCGAACGCGACAGCGAAGGCCTCAGCGAAGCCAAATTCTTCGACGGCCTCGGTCTGCGCGGCAACCGCTCGTCGCCGTTGAGCGCCAGGGCGGTGCGGGTGCCGGCCGGCGCGCTGCTGGGCGCCGACGGCGGCGGCTTCGACATCATGGTCGGCAAGGTGCTGCCGGTGTTCGCCACCCTGACGGCGTCGTGCTCGCTGGGCCTGATGGACGCCGTGCTGGAGGCCGCCTGCGGCCACGTCACCGCCAGCAAGCTCGAACACCTCGACAGCGCGCTGGCCGACCTGCCGACGATACGCGCCTACCTGGCGCGCGCCCGCATCCAGGCCGACATGGTGCGCACCCTGCGCGACGACACCGTTGCCGCGCTGGCTGCCGGTCGCGCCGACGCCATGTTGCGCGTGATGCAGGCCAAGGCCGCCGCCGCCGAGGCCGCGCTGGAGGTCAGCGACACCGCCATGCGCGTGTGCGGCGGCGCCGCCTTCCGCAAGGACCTGGGCATCGAGCGCTACTTCCGCGACGCCCGCGCCTCGTCGGTGATGGCGCCGACGTCGGACGTGCTGTATGACTTCATCGGCAAGGCCGTCTGCGGCATGCCGGTTTTCGGCTAA
- a CDS encoding Hsp20 family protein: MRTFDLTPLYRSAIGFDRLAQLLNDAQRGDSAPSYPPYNIELVSEDKYRIVMALAGFDRSEIDITFERDSLQVVGRKQKDATERTYLHRGIAARDFEQRFQLANHVKVTGASFDNGMLTIELVREIPEALKPRKIVIDGSDNVAALEQRQAA; the protein is encoded by the coding sequence ATGCGTACTTTTGACCTCACTCCTCTGTATCGTTCCGCTATCGGTTTTGATCGTCTGGCACAACTGCTGAACGATGCCCAGCGGGGAGATTCCGCACCAAGCTACCCACCGTACAACATCGAGCTGGTTTCCGAAGACAAGTATCGGATCGTGATGGCGCTCGCCGGTTTCGACCGGTCGGAAATCGACATCACCTTCGAACGCGATTCGCTGCAGGTTGTCGGCCGCAAGCAGAAGGACGCCACCGAGCGCACCTATCTGCACCGCGGCATCGCGGCGCGCGACTTCGAGCAGCGCTTCCAGTTGGCCAACCATGTCAAAGTGACCGGCGCGTCCTTCGACAACGGCATGCTCACCATCGAACTGGTGCGCGAGATTCCGGAAGCCCTCAAGCCGCGTAAAATCGTCATCGACGGTAGCGACAACGTCGCGGCTCTGGAGCAACGCCAGGCGGCGTAA
- a CDS encoding response regulator transcription factor, giving the protein MRLLLVEDDTMIGEVVLDLLRAEHYAVDWVKDGDMADTALQTQTYDLVLLDLGLPRKDGLEVLRSMRARKELTPVLVATARDAKEQRIAGLDAGADDYVLKPYDLDELLARIRALLRRSAGRAEPVFEHGNVSVNPQTREVIADGKPVNLSAREWAVLEALIARPGIVLSRHQLEEKLYSWKDEVNSNAVEVYIHGLRKKLGAELIQNVRGLGYMVPKL; this is encoded by the coding sequence ATGCGACTTCTGCTGGTAGAAGACGACACGATGATCGGCGAAGTGGTGCTCGACCTGCTGCGGGCCGAGCACTACGCGGTCGACTGGGTCAAGGACGGCGACATGGCCGACACCGCGCTGCAAACGCAAACTTACGACCTGGTGCTGCTCGACCTGGGCCTGCCGCGCAAGGACGGCCTCGAAGTGCTGCGCTCGATGCGCGCGCGCAAGGAGCTGACTCCGGTGCTGGTGGCCACCGCGCGCGACGCCAAGGAGCAGCGCATTGCCGGCCTCGACGCCGGCGCCGACGACTACGTGCTCAAACCCTACGACCTCGACGAGCTGCTGGCGCGCATCCGCGCCTTGCTGCGCCGCTCGGCCGGCCGCGCCGAGCCGGTGTTTGAACACGGCAACGTCTCGGTCAACCCGCAAACGCGCGAAGTGATCGCCGACGGCAAGCCGGTCAACCTGTCGGCGCGCGAATGGGCCGTGCTCGAAGCGTTGATCGCCCGGCCCGGCATCGTGCTGTCGCGGCACCAGCTGGAGGAAAAACTGTACAGCTGGAAGGATGAGGTCAACAGCAACGCCGTCGAGGTCTACATCCACGGCCTGCGCAAAAAGCTCGGTGCCGAACTGATTCAGAATGTGCGCGGCCTCGGCTACATGGTGCCCAAGCTATGA
- the coaD gene encoding pantetheine-phosphate adenylyltransferase, which yields MKKIGFSGTLDPITNGHMWVINEARSIADEVVVFLSENTAKKPKFTAEERKSIIALSCAEQGWDNVQVVIVKGDYTARAAKKHGADCLIRGIRTTADFDYENLIQQTNVDVLQGAKTIFVMPPRDLGSVSSSFVKALEGPIGWNWIMKKFVPGPAYHAWVLSWLRKEWETLWDYAHADVPAIAHADQWFVRLTGATAYGGADRHYHNLDHLVHGLCEIRAWAANTGPDQVDVDIVKQAFWFHDAEYGHRGGPDELTNEEASAQLWLGSHLAQEMDDTAQLIRATDHFQEASITHRLKDVMLSVDLAILGQDDEVYQNYARGIRREYSHLPDVKYRQDRGGALAHLCRKAEAGQLFGNAYFADTYNERAIDNMQREMATLSAG from the coding sequence ATGAAGAAGATCGGCTTTTCGGGGACCCTGGACCCGATCACCAACGGTCACATGTGGGTGATCAACGAGGCCCGCTCGATCGCGGACGAGGTGGTGGTCTTCCTGTCCGAAAACACCGCCAAAAAACCCAAGTTCACGGCCGAGGAGCGCAAGAGCATCATCGCGCTCAGCTGCGCCGAGCAGGGCTGGGACAACGTGCAGGTCGTCATCGTCAAGGGCGACTACACGGCGCGCGCGGCCAAGAAACACGGCGCCGACTGCCTGATCCGCGGCATCCGCACCACGGCCGACTTCGACTATGAAAACCTGATCCAGCAGACCAATGTCGACGTGCTGCAGGGCGCCAAGACCATCTTCGTCATGCCGCCGCGCGACCTGGGGTCGGTCAGCTCGAGCTTCGTCAAGGCGCTCGAGGGGCCGATCGGCTGGAACTGGATCATGAAAAAATTCGTGCCCGGCCCGGCCTACCACGCCTGGGTGCTCAGCTGGCTGCGCAAGGAATGGGAAACCCTGTGGGACTATGCCCACGCCGACGTGCCCGCCATCGCCCACGCCGACCAATGGTTCGTGCGCCTGACCGGCGCCACCGCCTACGGCGGCGCCGACCGCCATTACCACAACCTCGACCACCTGGTGCACGGCCTGTGCGAGATCCGCGCCTGGGCCGCCAACACGGGGCCGGATCAGGTCGACGTCGACATCGTCAAGCAGGCGTTCTGGTTCCACGACGCCGAGTACGGGCATCGCGGCGGGCCGGACGAGCTGACCAACGAGGAGGCCAGCGCGCAATTGTGGCTGGGCAGCCACCTGGCGCAGGAGATGGACGATACGGCGCAACTGATACGCGCCACCGACCACTTCCAGGAGGCATCGATCACGCACCGGCTCAAGGACGTCATGCTCAGCGTCGACCTGGCCATCCTCGGCCAGGACGACGAGGTCTATCAAAACTACGCGCGCGGCATCCGGCGCGAATACAGCCACCTGCCGGACGTCAAATACCGTCAGGACCGGGGCGGCGCGCTGGCCCATTTGTGCCGCAAGGCCGAAGCGGGCCAGCTGTTCGGCAACGCCTACTTCGCCGACACCTACAACGAGCGCGCCATCGACAACATGCAACGGGAAATGGCGACCCTCAGCGCCGGCTAG